The following proteins are encoded in a genomic region of Paenibacillus sp. FSL R7-0273:
- a CDS encoding ATP-binding protein yields MLETLLLNFLFILFPVLIVVIFFENRANRYNNKILVFMSAVTMILCIAKPIRLEMGFIYDLRYVPFILVGLFGGYVHVLPLYLILNVYRLYIGGAGILPSFLFSTTVLLIVPYLSKWFIRQSANRRIFSATFIAALTMGIYLVTLGVMKGTLDRQFWILTFYALTTHVGVMSIIMILIEQIITNIKNRDRINQSERLNVISELAASVSHEIRNPLTVTSGFLQLLNKSGNITPEEKEYVELSLQELNRAEKIVSDFLSFAKPQSGNMVFSNLRTEAEYTKNIIMPFATIHRVTVEFHFSNTLNTSYDKNQIQQCLINLYKNGIEAMKEDECGTLTIDISEKRQNIVISIRDTGVGMSKEEISRLGKPYYSTKEEGTGLGMLMVYSTVDKVRGVIEVESEKGNGTTFMITIPATAEPSDF; encoded by the coding sequence TTGCTTGAAACCCTGTTGCTTAACTTTTTATTTATCTTATTTCCGGTGCTGATTGTTGTTATTTTCTTTGAAAATAGAGCAAACCGCTACAATAACAAAATTCTGGTATTCATGTCTGCCGTTACGATGATTCTGTGCATAGCCAAGCCGATCAGGCTGGAGATGGGCTTTATTTACGATCTGCGCTATGTTCCGTTCATTCTTGTGGGGTTATTCGGCGGTTACGTGCATGTCCTTCCGCTTTATCTGATCCTAAATGTATACCGGTTGTACATTGGCGGGGCCGGCATTCTTCCGTCCTTCCTGTTCTCTACAACGGTGCTGCTGATTGTGCCTTACTTAAGTAAATGGTTTATCAGACAGAGCGCCAACCGCCGGATCTTTAGTGCTACCTTCATTGCTGCCCTTACAATGGGCATCTATCTGGTTACGCTTGGTGTAATGAAGGGGACGCTGGACAGGCAGTTCTGGATTCTGACCTTCTATGCGCTGACGACCCATGTCGGTGTTATGAGCATTATCATGATTCTGATTGAACAGATCATTACCAATATCAAGAACCGTGACCGCATTAACCAGTCAGAGCGCCTGAATGTCATCAGTGAGCTGGCGGCCAGCGTGTCCCATGAAATCAGGAATCCGCTGACGGTAACGAGCGGTTTTTTACAGCTGCTGAACAAGTCCGGGAATATTACACCTGAGGAAAAGGAATACGTCGAGCTGTCGCTGCAGGAGCTGAACCGGGCGGAGAAGATCGTAAGTGACTTTCTTTCTTTTGCCAAGCCGCAATCCGGTAATATGGTGTTTTCCAACCTGCGGACTGAAGCGGAGTATACCAAGAATATCATCATGCCCTTTGCCACCATTCATAGGGTAACCGTCGAATTCCATTTCAGTAATACGCTGAACACCAGCTATGACAAAAACCAGATCCAGCAGTGCCTGATTAACCTCTACAAGAACGGAATAGAAGCGATGAAAGAGGATGAATGCGGCACACTGACGATAGACATCTCGGAAAAGAGGCAAAACATCGTAATCAGCATCCGCGACACCGGGGTCGGTATGAGCAAGGAGGAGATTTCACGTCTCGGCAAGCCATACTATTCCACCAAAGAGGAAGGAACGGGACTTGGAATGCTCATGGTCTACAGCACAGTGGATAAGGTCAGGGGAGTTATTGAGGTTGAGAGTGAAAAGGGAAACGGAACCACCTTCATGATCACAATCCCTGCCACGGCTGAGCCTTCGGACTTCTAG
- a CDS encoding LytTR family DNA-binding domain-containing protein, translating into MKISIEQIAREQEEEIIIRCHEEDDEIQGIVHRLQTDSLVLLGYQNERVHRIRLRDIYYFEAVDGKVFIYCRSSVYEVKQKLYELEALCSRLSCFRASKSTVLNIAKIDMVRPTISGRFEAVLDNGERVVISRQYVPVLKNMLGL; encoded by the coding sequence ATGAAAATCTCGATCGAACAGATTGCCAGAGAACAGGAAGAAGAAATTATAATCCGCTGCCATGAGGAGGATGATGAAATACAAGGCATTGTACATAGGCTGCAGACAGACAGTCTCGTGCTGCTTGGTTACCAGAATGAACGGGTCCACCGGATCAGGCTTAGGGATATTTATTATTTTGAGGCTGTAGACGGAAAGGTGTTCATTTACTGCAGGAGCAGCGTGTACGAGGTCAAGCAAAAGCTCTATGAGCTGGAGGCCTTGTGCAGCAGGCTGAGCTGCTTTCGCGCATCCAAATCTACCGTACTGAACATCGCCAAAATTGACATGGTTCGTCCGACCATCAGCGGCCGGTTCGAAGCAGTGCTGGATAACGGGGAACGAGTGGTGATCTCCAGACAATACGTGCCTGTACTCAAAAATATGCTGGGATTATAG
- a CDS encoding pectate lyase, producing MLRKGISLLTAFILVLVLGHIPQADAASAENNGLYKIINRNSRQAMEVINWAHENGANVSQWNDLGGDNQLWRFVSVGSGYYQIINAHSGRALEVYQYSTADGGNIVQWQNINGYNQHWKLEDSGGYVQLKNRHSGKVAEVYSHSTAAGANISQWTDLDNPNQQWSLVKVSPSSTTVNSTIVVKSGEVYDGKGRTFIAGSSLGDGSQAEGQKPVFKLENGATLKNVVLGAPAADGIHTYGNAYLSNIVWTDIGEDALTIKESGTVTLNGGAAYNGSDKMFQINAASTFNVYNFVGRDAGKFIRQLGGSTFNVKVFIDSCDIAGMGEAIFRTDSTTSSVTMTNTLYSDVGDKWIGVKHVTENNNTAY from the coding sequence ATGTTGAGAAAAGGCATTTCCCTGTTAACTGCTTTTATTCTAGTGCTGGTTCTGGGACACATTCCGCAAGCCGATGCTGCCTCCGCAGAGAACAACGGGCTGTACAAAATTATTAACCGCAATAGCAGACAAGCTATGGAAGTGATCAACTGGGCTCATGAGAACGGCGCCAATGTCTCACAATGGAACGACCTCGGCGGGGACAACCAGCTGTGGCGCTTTGTCAGCGTCGGCAGCGGCTATTATCAGATTATCAACGCCCACAGCGGACGGGCACTGGAGGTTTATCAATATTCTACAGCCGATGGCGGCAATATTGTACAGTGGCAGAACATCAACGGCTATAATCAGCACTGGAAGCTGGAAGACAGCGGGGGCTATGTGCAGCTCAAAAATCGGCACAGCGGAAAGGTAGCCGAGGTCTATTCTCATTCCACAGCGGCAGGTGCAAATATAAGCCAATGGACCGATCTCGACAATCCTAACCAGCAATGGAGTCTGGTCAAGGTCTCACCAAGCTCAACAACGGTCAACTCCACGATAGTGGTCAAGTCCGGAGAGGTATATGACGGCAAGGGACGTACCTTTATAGCCGGTTCATCGCTTGGTGACGGCAGCCAGGCCGAAGGCCAGAAGCCAGTATTCAAGCTGGAGAACGGAGCCACACTGAAGAACGTAGTGCTCGGAGCACCGGCGGCCGATGGTATTCACACTTATGGTAACGCTTACCTGTCCAACATCGTCTGGACAGACATCGGCGAAGATGCGCTGACCATCAAAGAATCCGGAACGGTCACACTTAACGGTGGCGCTGCCTATAACGGCTCAGATAAGATGTTCCAGATTAACGCAGCAAGCACGTTCAACGTATACAATTTTGTCGGACGTGACGCCGGCAAATTCATCCGGCAATTGGGCGGTTCGACCTTTAACGTCAAGGTCTTCATTGACAGCTGTGATATCGCGGGCATGGGTGAAGCCATCTTCCGTACAGACAGCACAACCAGCTCGGTCACAATGACAAATACGCTGTATTCGGATGTCGGTGATAAATGGATTGGCGTCAAGCATGTTACCGAAAATAATAATACCGCTTATTAA
- a CDS encoding ABC transporter permease produces MSLFDLTVRNVKRNFRLYSIYLFSMIIGVIIQFTFSSLMYNGDIMDALQNRDNFRNGVAIASVVVFLFIIFFILYANSFFMKQRKKEFGMYLLHGLSERQITIMVFYETLILSTISLVTGVLLGGLLSKLFGMLLLRLMQYDQVISLSFPVQSILSTAGLFLLLAVIISVQSHIMVNRVQLMELFHAKQKADKPVRVSAVPALLSVLMLVLSFAVISSGKGSVFWQDYPAWSMIGVTGGILGGTYLFFRQFAGWLLQRLSRSRKYHEGNTVLWTSSLRFQIRGNTLNLTFITLFSAVIMMLMCFMTINYKVQFDAVGRNLPNDIAFQSLDQQTNSRIDGMIRDSDHEIRFHLTQEGVAVTPVSDMHTLVENPEYYSADVLLVAEHTYNELIAQRGDDEVVELQGNEAVGLAQGSDFPRVYGAGEQPEFTVQAGAETVFKLAEIKDYAYLGWASDPVRSMVYKPAVLIISDEAYGQLSGGGADAELRTFEIYGLHNARNAEALSKEIHAIVTQTPGAYYSSFADVYSKQIESSSLMLFASGFLSLIAVFALASIIYFKQLREATDERLQYSILRKIGVGSRQLKQVIRKQLVFVFLPPLLLGITYSWFIIKYYILDSVAGYSGLTAMVWGIMGVYFLIYLLLYHSSTNLYYKIVSENP; encoded by the coding sequence ATGAGTCTATTTGATCTGACAGTACGCAACGTAAAACGTAATTTCCGGCTGTATTCCATTTATCTGTTCTCGATGATTATAGGGGTCATTATCCAGTTCACCTTTTCCTCCCTGATGTACAACGGGGACATTATGGATGCGCTGCAGAACCGCGATAATTTCAGGAATGGCGTGGCTATTGCGTCTGTGGTTGTTTTTCTCTTTATCATTTTCTTTATCCTGTATGCCAACTCCTTCTTCATGAAGCAGCGCAAAAAAGAGTTCGGCATGTACCTGCTACACGGGCTCAGCGAGCGCCAAATCACCATTATGGTATTCTATGAGACGCTAATCCTGAGCACAATTTCGCTGGTTACTGGTGTGCTGCTCGGCGGCCTTCTGTCCAAGCTGTTCGGCATGCTGCTGCTCCGGCTGATGCAATATGACCAGGTCATTTCCCTGTCCTTCCCAGTCCAGTCCATTCTGTCCACTGCGGGGCTCTTCCTGCTGCTGGCGGTCATAATCAGTGTGCAGAGCCATATCATGGTGAACCGGGTACAGCTGATGGAGCTGTTTCATGCCAAGCAGAAGGCAGACAAGCCTGTACGGGTCTCTGCTGTCCCGGCGCTGCTCTCCGTGCTGATGCTGGTCCTGTCCTTTGCTGTGATCAGCAGCGGCAAGGGCTCGGTTTTCTGGCAGGACTATCCGGCCTGGAGCATGATTGGCGTAACGGGCGGGATTCTAGGCGGGACGTATCTGTTTTTCCGCCAGTTTGCCGGCTGGCTGCTCCAGCGGCTCAGCCGCAGCAGGAAATATCACGAGGGGAATACGGTGCTGTGGACCTCGTCGCTGCGGTTCCAGATCAGAGGCAATACGCTGAATCTGACCTTTATCACGCTGTTCAGTGCCGTTATTATGATGCTGATGTGCTTCATGACGATCAATTATAAGGTGCAGTTTGATGCAGTAGGCAGAAATTTGCCCAATGATATCGCCTTTCAGTCACTGGATCAGCAGACCAACAGCCGCATCGACGGGATGATCAGAGACTCGGATCATGAGATACGCTTTCACTTAACACAGGAGGGGGTGGCTGTTACCCCTGTAAGTGATATGCACACGCTCGTAGAGAATCCGGAGTATTATTCGGCGGATGTCCTGCTGGTAGCGGAGCACACCTATAACGAACTGATTGCACAGCGGGGAGACGATGAGGTTGTAGAGCTGCAGGGTAATGAAGCGGTCGGACTGGCGCAGGGCTCTGACTTCCCGAGGGTGTATGGTGCCGGTGAACAGCCGGAATTTACCGTTCAGGCAGGTGCGGAGACTGTATTCAAGCTGGCTGAAATCAAGGATTATGCTTATCTTGGCTGGGCTTCCGACCCGGTGCGCTCCATGGTTTACAAGCCTGCCGTGCTGATTATCTCCGATGAGGCTTACGGACAATTATCAGGCGGCGGGGCAGATGCAGAGCTGCGAACGTTTGAAATATACGGCCTGCACAATGCCCGCAATGCAGAGGCGCTGTCGAAGGAGATCCATGCTATCGTGACACAGACGCCGGGGGCTTATTATTCCTCCTTTGCCGATGTGTACTCCAAGCAGATCGAGAGCTCCTCGCTGATGCTCTTCGCCAGCGGCTTCCTGTCGCTGATCGCCGTCTTCGCCCTGGCCAGCATTATTTATTTCAAACAGCTGCGCGAGGCGACAGACGAACGGCTGCAATATTCAATTCTGCGCAAAATCGGCGTCGGCAGCAGACAGCTGAAGCAGGTCATCCGCAAGCAGCTGGTGTTCGTGTTTCTGCCTCCGCTGCTGCTGGGGATCACCTACAGCTGGTTCATCATTAAATACTACATTCTCGATTCCGTCGCCGGCTATTCCGGCCTTACAGCCATGGTATGGGGAATCATGGGCGTTTATTTTCTGATCTATCTGCTGCTGTACCATTCATCCACGAATCTGTACTATAAAATAGTCAGCGAGAACCCATAA
- a CDS encoding ABC transporter ATP-binding protein, translating into MTTVIETRNVSKNYGAAAVLKNIDLVIGAGELTAVMGPSGSGKSTLMNVLSTIDQLSGGEVWLEGRSLLDMNKKALRQFRQERMGFIFQDYNLLEALTVKENILLPLSLRKFRAAEMEERLSTIAQALNIEGIMDKYPNEISGGQKQRAASARAIITNPAIVFADEPTGALDSRSATQLLEQLAGLNERFNTTIMMVTHDVYAASYCRRVIFLRDGMIVNELYAGDQPQQAFYDRILETQSLLGGQAR; encoded by the coding sequence ATGACAACGGTGATTGAAACGAGGAATGTGTCCAAAAATTACGGAGCTGCCGCTGTGCTCAAAAATATTGATCTCGTAATCGGAGCCGGGGAGCTCACTGCGGTAATGGGCCCGTCCGGATCAGGCAAGTCCACACTGATGAATGTGCTGTCGACCATAGACCAGCTGTCCGGCGGCGAGGTCTGGCTGGAAGGCAGGTCACTGCTGGATATGAACAAGAAAGCGCTGCGGCAGTTCCGCCAGGAGCGGATGGGCTTTATTTTTCAGGATTATAATCTGCTGGAGGCCTTAACGGTTAAGGAAAATATTCTGCTGCCGCTGTCGCTGCGCAAATTCAGGGCGGCGGAGATGGAAGAGCGGCTGTCCACGATTGCACAGGCGCTTAACATTGAAGGCATCATGGACAAGTATCCGAATGAAATTTCCGGCGGACAAAAGCAGCGGGCGGCCTCGGCCAGGGCGATTATTACGAATCCGGCAATTGTCTTTGCCGATGAGCCGACGGGTGCGCTGGATTCAAGATCGGCTACCCAGCTGCTGGAGCAGCTGGCCGGCTTAAATGAACGGTTCAATACAACCATAATGATGGTAACACATGATGTTTATGCGGCAAGCTACTGCCGGAGAGTTATTTTTTTGCGTGACGGCATGATTGTTAATGAGCTGTACGCCGGGGACCAGCCGCAGCAAGCGTTCTACGACCGTATACTGGAAACGCAGAGCCTTTTGGGGGGCCAGGCGCGATGA
- a CDS encoding alpha/beta hydrolase family protein, which yields MEFVLFTAALIVEIAMAVYCMVTKQKHRKLKSLVRIAEFIVLATLILLPVIEWSFYWIVCTGLLFLLAVRGVFSLIRQSKADLRVFKRSTTLVKAILLLIMLTLAFTPVLLFPQYRLPEVTGDYPVATAVYTYTDKSRIEQFTDTGEHRQVNVEFWYPEQAEGNYPLLVFSHGAYGIRYSNTSTFTELASHGYVVASIDHPYHSFYTESEDGKLTMISPDYFQEVNDTNKAGVYTAQELDGIIQKWMKLRTGDMGLVIDTVVEMAAKDDSPAVYQLVDPAKIGVFGHSMGGAASVWLGRERDDIGAVVNLDGPLFSELIYDRASDNFAAANKAYTTPLLNVYSDDVWKQLDYVTVYAGNKTAEQTFAEVYSVHFQGANHMSLTDLPLFSPILANMMPVGKSVIDKYYCIENMNQLVLQFYDYTLKGIGGFTPKETY from the coding sequence ATGGAATTTGTATTATTCACAGCTGCGCTTATTGTTGAGATTGCTATGGCTGTATATTGCATGGTAACGAAGCAGAAGCACAGGAAATTAAAGAGCCTAGTCAGAATTGCTGAATTTATCGTATTGGCAACACTAATTCTGCTCCCTGTCATTGAATGGAGCTTTTATTGGATTGTATGTACAGGCCTGCTGTTCCTTTTAGCGGTGAGAGGTGTATTTTCGCTTATCCGGCAGTCCAAAGCAGATCTGCGTGTATTCAAACGCTCTACCACTCTGGTAAAAGCAATCCTGCTGCTCATTATGCTGACATTGGCTTTTACACCTGTTCTGCTTTTTCCGCAGTATCGGTTGCCGGAGGTAACCGGTGACTATCCTGTCGCAACAGCTGTGTACACCTACACTGACAAGAGCCGGATAGAGCAATTTACGGATACAGGTGAGCACAGACAGGTAAATGTGGAGTTCTGGTACCCGGAGCAGGCTGAAGGTAATTATCCGCTGCTGGTATTTTCCCATGGGGCATACGGAATCAGGTATAGCAACACCTCAACCTTTACAGAGCTTGCCAGTCACGGCTATGTTGTCGCTTCAATCGACCACCCTTATCATTCCTTTTATACAGAATCCGAGGATGGGAAGCTGACAATGATTAGCCCGGATTATTTTCAGGAAGTCAATGATACTAACAAGGCTGGGGTGTACACGGCTCAGGAGCTTGACGGAATCATTCAAAAATGGATGAAGCTTCGCACGGGCGACATGGGTTTGGTCATTGATACAGTGGTGGAGATGGCCGCAAAGGACGACAGCCCTGCTGTCTATCAGCTTGTTGATCCGGCCAAAATCGGGGTATTCGGCCACTCGATGGGCGGCGCAGCCAGTGTCTGGCTCGGGCGTGAGCGCGATGACATCGGTGCCGTTGTCAATCTGGACGGCCCGCTGTTCAGCGAGCTTATTTATGACCGGGCATCGGACAATTTTGCTGCAGCTAATAAAGCCTATACTACTCCGCTGCTTAACGTTTACTCCGACGATGTCTGGAAGCAGCTTGACTATGTCACTGTGTATGCCGGCAACAAAACGGCTGAACAAACTTTCGCCGAGGTTTACTCCGTGCATTTTCAGGGAGCCAATCACATGAGCCTGACCGATCTTCCGCTGTTCTCCCCTATTCTGGCTAATATGATGCCTGTTGGAAAATCGGTCATTGATAAATACTACTGCATCGAGAACATGAATCAGCTGGTGCTGCAGTTTTATGATTATACGCTGAAGGGGATTGGCGGGTTTACGCCGAAGGAGACGTACTGA
- a CDS encoding DUF3885 domain-containing protein produces the protein MSIVKELTAYALYIRFELGLGSLMDEAYRREGLHRANTICRSIFDPEDHVVFLHRTSYSRNEKRVSIVRLKRFFKTRLKQVSSCVLPYEFDESQEDLYTFEWKAEIKAKEIRIPYVLESIENLDFRRKPEAGGQIYLYNKTKGVLFHMYDDRGCDVYSSDKDVLLPLYHEHRKWILDYNRYQIDNLFGEGLAGIIETDEEQKARRKSNNKKVVESGINLRRINTCRIAHHFEIPSVNADHFARELAFTSFEIERVFETDNRVTFTAVKTEALAQIDYQSHLMSMYGKKYGAYTGWSYGRTD, from the coding sequence GTGAGTATTGTAAAAGAATTGACAGCCTATGCGCTATACATACGTTTTGAACTGGGTTTGGGAAGCTTAATGGATGAGGCCTACCGCAGGGAAGGTCTGCATCGCGCAAATACGATTTGCCGTTCCATTTTTGATCCTGAGGATCATGTAGTTTTTTTACATCGTACCAGTTATAGCAGAAATGAAAAACGTGTCAGTATTGTACGATTAAAGCGCTTTTTCAAAACCCGGTTAAAGCAGGTAAGCTCATGTGTGCTGCCATATGAATTCGACGAATCACAAGAAGATCTCTACACTTTTGAATGGAAGGCTGAAATTAAAGCCAAAGAAATCCGGATACCGTATGTACTGGAGTCCATTGAAAATTTAGATTTCAGACGTAAACCGGAAGCAGGCGGCCAAATTTACCTGTACAACAAAACAAAAGGAGTTTTGTTTCATATGTATGATGATCGCGGCTGTGATGTTTACAGTTCCGATAAAGACGTTCTATTGCCTCTTTATCATGAACACCGGAAATGGATTCTGGACTATAACCGTTACCAAATTGACAATCTTTTCGGTGAGGGTCTCGCCGGTATCATCGAAACGGACGAAGAACAAAAAGCCCGCAGGAAGAGTAATAACAAGAAGGTCGTTGAATCCGGCATCAATCTCAGACGAATCAATACTTGTCGTATAGCACATCATTTCGAGATTCCCTCCGTGAACGCCGATCATTTTGCAAGGGAGCTTGCGTTCACATCGTTTGAGATTGAGCGGGTTTTCGAAACAGATAACCGGGTCACTTTTACAGCTGTCAAGACGGAAGCATTAGCGCAAATTGATTATCAGAGCCATCTCATGAGCATGTACGGTAAGAAATATGGGGCTTATACCGGTTGGAGCTATGGTAGAACAGATTGA
- a CDS encoding DUF3021 family protein, whose amino-acid sequence MKPAQMIKGLLTDFLMIFATVIIIITILRSLFDPDEAFELTTVYIIMGFCLVSTLIGIILYTPEGVSERNMRIRVIIHFAALEVILVSLALVTGMSKGVVPTAIMAVQIAVVYAIIRLLSWQQDKKEAEQINEKLQQLRTDRRQD is encoded by the coding sequence ATGAAGCCGGCACAAATGATAAAAGGGCTGCTAACCGACTTTTTAATGATTTTTGCAACTGTTATTATCATCATCACGATTCTAAGATCGCTCTTTGACCCTGACGAGGCCTTTGAGCTGACAACCGTTTATATCATAATGGGCTTTTGCCTGGTAAGCACATTAATCGGAATTATCCTCTATACGCCTGAAGGGGTAAGCGAGCGGAATATGCGGATCAGGGTTATCATCCACTTTGCCGCTCTGGAGGTGATTCTGGTCTCCCTGGCGCTCGTGACCGGGATGTCAAAAGGGGTTGTACCCACAGCCATTATGGCTGTGCAGATTGCCGTAGTCTATGCTATCATCCGGCTGTTATCCTGGCAGCAGGATAAAAAAGAAGCGGAGCAGATTAACGAAAAACTCCAGCAGCTGAGGACGGATAGACGGCAGGATTAA